CAGCCACAGAAATATATCATTCAAAAACCGATTATGAAGAAGCGCTCAAACGGCGCGCCGTCATGCCCGAAGGCTTTTCGGCTTCGACCGTTCCGATCCGCTTTTTCCCCGCAGAAAAGCCGGTCGGGAACCCGCTCCCCATGAACATGTCGCTGATCCTCGCGGACGAAAAAACGCCCTCTTTCGGCGCTGTTTTTACCCGGAACCGTTTTCCCGGCGCCCCTGTCGTCATCGGGAGAAAACGGTGCGGCAAGCCTTTCTGCCGCGGCATACTCATCAACAACAAAGTCTCCAATGTCTGCGCCCCGAAGGGGATCGAAAACGCCGAGACGCTTTGCGATGCGGCCGGCGGCATTCTCGGCATCGAAGGGTCGCTCCTCATCCCGTCATCCACGGGAATCATCGGTTGGCGTCTTCCCCTGAAGGAGATGAAAGAGGGGCTGCCCGGGCTGGCCGGGTCGCTTTCCCGGGATTCGCTTTTTCCCGTGGCCCGGGCGATCATGACCACCGACGCCTTCCCAAAGGCGCGGTCCGAAACGCTGGGTGAGGGGCGCATTACGGCGGTCGCGAAGGGGGCGGGGATGATCGAACCGAATATGGCCACCTTACTGGTCTTTATCCTCACCGATGTCGAAGTGGAACGGGAGGCGCTGAGGCGGATGCTTTCCGAGGTCGTGAGTGAGACCTTCAACATGATTTCCGTCGACGGGGACCAGAGTACGAGCGATTCGGTCATTATCATGAGTTCGAACAAAAAGCCCTCACCGGGAAACGACGATTTCAGTAAGGCCCTTTTATCCGTCTGCGGTTCCCTCGCTGAAGATGTGGTCAGAAACGGTGAAGGGACATCGCATGTAATACGCGTCACGGTCAGGGGGATCGGAGATAAGGCAGAAGCCGCGGGAATCGGGAAGGCGGTGGTCAATTCGCCCCTTGTCAAAACGGCGGTCTTCGGGAACGACCCGAATGTGGGGAGAATCGTCGGCGCGGTCGGCGACCACCTCGGGAATCTCGGTATGGACGGGTATACGGCGAACCTCACGGTAAGCATGGGGGGGATCGTGATATTCGCCGCCGGTGAGTTTCAAATCGACCGGGAAAAGGAAAAGGCCTTGAGCGGGTATTTGAAGGAGGCGATGATCGATACGGCGGCCGGGTACCCGCCGCATAACGGAACTGTGGATATAGAACTCGGGTTCGGCAAGGACGGCCCGGTTACCGTCGTCACGGGATGCGACCTTTCATACGGGTATGTCCGGGAAAACGCCGATTACCGGTCATAGGGGCCCGATATGAAATGGCTTCCCGCCATCATCGGTCTTTTCATTTTTCTTTATGGGATCCTCTCCCTGTTCGTCTACTTTTACCAGGAAAAACTGATATTTTACCCGGAGAAACTTCCACGGGATTATGCCTTCCGCTTTTCGCACGCTTTTGTCGAACATTTTTTTGTCACGGATACCGGTACCGTTATCAATGCCCTTCATTTTCACCTCGAATTGCCGAAAGGGGTCGTTCTCTACTTTCACGGCAACATGGGAAGCCTCAGGACCTGGGGGGATGCTTCGCCGCCGTTTCTCGACCTCGGTTACGATGTCCTCGTTTTCGATTACCGGGGGTACGGGAAGAGTACCGGGAATATCAGCGAGGAAGGATTGTATCATGACGCCCTCTTTCTGTATGACCGTCTTGCCGAACAATACGGTGAGGGGAGGATCGTGGTCTATGGAAGATCGATCGGTTCGGGGATCGCGGTCAACCTGTCCTCGCACAGGCACCCGGCCAAACTGGTCCTCGAAGCCCCGCTTTACAGCATGAAGGACCTCGTCAGGCGGCACTTCCCCTGGCTTCCCGTTTTCCTCCTCCGGTACCGCTTCCGTTCGGACCTTGCGATCGGGGAAACGGCATGCCCCGTTGCGATTTTTCACGGTACGGATGACGAGGTGATTCCGTATGAATCGGCCTTAAAGCTGGTAAAACACGCAAAACCGGGCGATCTCTTTTTCCCGATCGAAGGGGGGCGCCATAACGACCTCTCCCGCTTTCCCGGTTACCGGAATACCCTTGCGTGGATTTTGGGCGGAGAGGGAGATCCGCCTCCGGACGGGAGTGAAAGACCGCGGAACGCGGATTGAAACCATGATGAATAATTCCGCACTTTTTTTCTTGTTATTTGACCGCGGGGGGCATACAATATAAGAGACGCGATGGAGGAGTGTAACAATATGGAATTGTTCGGCATTTTAAAAAACAACTCTATTTTCGGCGGACTGACCGATGACGAGATAAAAAGTATCGTCGCGATCTGCACGGAACAGAAATTCGAAAGCGGATCGGTTATTTTCGAGGAAAACTCGGAAGGTTCGGGAATGTATATCCTGGTAAAGGGGCAGGTGGACATCCAGATGAGTATGGGCGCCGACGACGAACTCGCGACCGTCCATGTCATCCACGAGGGCGAGATTTTCGGCGAACTCACCCTCGTCGACAGGGCGACGCGTTCCGCCACCGCTAAAGCGGCCGGACCGGCACTCGCCTTTGTCCTCGACGCGGACAGATTCGACGGGTTGTGCGGGGAAAACAACCGTATCGGGCTTATCGTGATGAGAAACATCGCCAGGATCGTGACCGCCCGCCTGCGGGAGACGAACATCAAGTACACCGAATCCCTAATATGGGAGCGCCTGGGATCGGACCCGGCGTGAACGGAAGGTTGATCACGGTCCGCCGGAAAGACCGGCGGGGAAAAGGGGAGTGCTGCCGTGTTTGAGAGAAAACTGGACAAAAAGGAAGTCGAACTCATCCATACGATCAAGGACTTCATCGAACAGAAACATTCGGGGAGCGAGGGGCACGATTATTCCCATGTCCTCGAAGTGACGCGGTACTCCATCCAGATCGCGGAGCGCATAACGGACAGGGTCGAACCCTTCACCCTTATCGCGGGCGCCCTGTTTCACGATATCGGCCGCGTAGACGCGGCGACCGGACGGCTTCACGGCCTGGTCGGGGGCGGTATCGCAGAGGAGTTTCTGAAAACGACCTGGGTCGACGGGGAAACGATAAAGAAGATATGCAGCATCGTGGTTCGCCACACTCCCACTTCCATGCTCCCGCCCATTACGATAGAAGAAAAGATCGTCTTCGACGCGGACGCCCTCGACCGGTTGGGGCTCATGGGGATGCTCCGCGGCATCATGGGAAAGGCGGGGTCGATAAAAGAAATCCTCGAAGACAGACTCGAAAAGCGGAAACAGGATTTCTCGAAGCTCCATTTCAATGAAAGCCGGGAACTGGGCCGGGCCCTCTACAAGGAAACCCTCATGCTCATCAAGCTTATCTCAAGCTCCCTCAAGCGGAGGATCATGAACATCGAGGACATCAACCTGCCGGTGTGATGAAGTGCCTTCCGTGATTTCAGTAGTTTACAATGCCGGATTTCATTTTTCCGTCTATTTCTATGGAATCCTTAATCTCCAACTGCAATTATTTCGGCTAAAGAAAGGTATTCGCTTCTGTTCGCTATCTGAATTTTTATATAGCGTGCCACCTTGTCATTTACCCAAAAACGAATATGCGTATTCGGATATCCGCTGATATACATAGTCTGAACGCCAGATTGGGTAATCGTTCTTGCGGTATCGTTATACTGAAAAGAAGTCTCGGAAAAGAATATATAAAAACCGCATAATCGGGAAGTACAGCAATCCGTTCGATTATAGATATCGATAAAGCTGATTACCTTGCTTGCCTGAATATCAACGATCCACCACGGTTCATAGTCATACAATGTATGTGAAACGGAATTTGCATAATAGTTGCCGTTTGCATTGAGATCGACGGCCAATCCCGGACCGGCGCTTGCATAGGTGCTGGATTGCCATGCCGGTTTCCTTAGAGACACATTTGCCAACGATAATTGCGCGTTTCCGACTCCGGTAATCTCGTCGACCGTTCTCGTTCCGAATCGTACCGCCTGGCTGAAACTGCCTTCTATGGTGCGAAATCTGGTCGATCCCGTTATCCGGTTATCCGGGTTGTCTATCCAATGAACGAAGAGACAGCTGTGGCCGTCATTGCTCACGGCCAGATAATCTCCGCTTCGCGGTATATAAATCCTGCCCATAATTTCATTTTTGTCATACAATCTCCCTCTTACATCGAAATAGTTTTTCATCGTCGCCACGCCGTTTGTTATGTTTCCCGTTGGAGTCGTCCATCCGGATTTTCTGAGACACCATGAAGCGAATTCGCTGCACCAGTTCTTGTAGGCGTATTTGTTTCCGTATTTACATCCATCGGTCTTTCCCAGTTCTGAAATAGCCCCATAGATCGCCGGATTTCTCCTGTGTATATACTCAACCTGACGCAACTTTGAGGCGAGTATCGAGTTGGTGAAATCGATTGTGGCCGTGCCCGGGGAATCGAGCCATGTCTGTACCTGAAAATCCAGAATAAGACAGTCCGAGTGATGCATACTTACTTCTTTAAGCAAAATTCCGTCAGTGGAAACGGTTTCCAGACGCACCTTATCCCATTCGTCCTGGGGGAAATTCGCGGCCCAGGGAGATAGATCGTAATTCAGCCAGTAATTTCTGGGAAATTGCCTGTTTCCGTCGATTGACACCCCATTGAGGCGAATCCTCGCAGACGTACCGAAATTAATGTAAATATAATCGGCGTTACTTCCCGCATTTGTGGCGTCCGCTATTAGTATATAGAGATTATTAACGCCGACAACCGGGACCTCTTCATTACGGGTGTTTATTACAGGATCGAGTTCGATGATATTCCGATCTTCCGAATATGGATCATCCGTTATCTCGTTTCCCACCCCTTCCGTTTCATCATCCAGCGAAGAGAACGTACAACTCATCATGGACAACACCAAAACCATAAAACAACCTACTATTTTCATCATAAATTTCATATAATTCTCCTTTCAGAACCTTTTTGTATACTGTCTCAAATTGATTTATGACAGGTAAAATAATAATTCCGACAGGAATCATATACTAAAATTGTCATCATGTCATCCATGCGGGTAGATTTGGACTAAATTTTTGTTTTTTTTATTTAGAAGTTTCTCGTTGATCCAATCCGGCCGGAATAATGAAACCACGGAAATCACGGAAAGACACGGAAATGAATGTATTGTTATAGAATATTCTAAACTTCCGTTCATTCCGTGATTTCAGTGGTTTACGAAAAGTATCAAATAAGGAGCATTATATTATAATGAAGAAACATATGAAAAAAAACGATGCTGTTTATGAGGAAGCAGTTAAATAAAGGAAGTGACGGCATTTGATGTTAGTGGTGATTTATGCGTTAACACGAAGGGTTCCGGGTAACCCGGAGCGCGAAGGCCCCGAAGGATATTTGTGTTGAAATTTATGCTTGAAATGATAGAATAATAGTCAAAATAGTTGACGGGTGAATTCATTTGTTTTATCCAACGGTTATTGTAAAAATTAAACTAAGGCAAAACTCTATAAAATAAGGTTTATATGAAAAAATATTGAGAATTATTCATATTGTTATTGATTTTATGGTAATATTTCTGTTGGTTAGGGTAGACGCTTATTGTATTAGGGAGTACGTGTAATATTTTAAAACCTAACAGTAAATAATTGTAAGGATATGATGATAACAATTGATGAAATAGCAAAAGCTGATATAAATTCTTTAAGCCAGCACACCAAAAACGAAGCCTTCTATAAAGGAACTGAAGCAATATTGAAATTTATATCAAACATGATAATACGGGTAATGAAATAAAAAAATACAATGCTTTTCCAGATATCGAAAAATATTATAAAGCTAGAAAATTAGTTTATTTCTGCAAGAAAAATGCGGGTAATATAAATATTGATGATTCTCAACAAAAGGATTTTATTGAAAAACAAGAGAAAAGCAATAAAATAGTTGATACAGTAATTAAGCTTTATGGAAACGATAAATCTGGTAAACCTGAAAAACCCATTCATTGGACAGGACTAAATATAGCTGATAGAATTCGTAATATGGAAATAGAAATAGTAGAATTATATTATAGATCATATCATATCCTGAGCTGGTATATTCATTCAGGTGCAACCGGCTATATAGGATTAAATGAAGAACAAATTGAAAGAAGTTTTGGTTATTGCCATAGTATTGCACAGCACGTGTTTTTATTAGCTGTTGATAATATTTGTAAGAAAATGAGAATTGATAAGGCTATTAATTCCTTTTCATCTATTATTGAAGATTTAAAGCGTTATCCTGGAAAAGTCATTGTAGAAGAGCAAATAAAATTGTTAGAATCTTCGAAAAACAGCCAGGAAAGATAAAAGAAACATTTGAGCTTGTAGTGTCCTTAAAATTGGCAGTGGAAAATCTAACGTCTTCTATGTACTGTTTGACAATTCATCAATATTACATTATCATAAAGTCAAGAGGTTTTTATGGAATACAGGAATAATGTCGTCGTTGATCACGGGATCATGCTTGGTGAACCGGCAATTATTGGAACCGGAATTACAGTAGAAATCATTCTTAAAATACTGTCCGAAGGAATGAGTATTGATGAATTGCTTTTGGTATACCCCGATTTAACGAAAAACGATGTTTTAGCGGCACTCTCATACTCGGCCGATGTCATTTCCAGGGAGGAAATGATTGGGGTTTAGAATTCTTGCCGATGAAAGCGTCGAATTTCGTATAGTCTCTTTTCTTAGAGAAAATAATTTATCATGAACCTTGTTGAAATAGCCAAAGCCGTATTAATGGCCGTCCCGCTTGTCTTGACCTTCGCTTTTTCGGTAAAAATGAAAAAGGTACATATCCCCAGGCTGTTTATGGGCAGGGTAAAGGTGGCGGAAATAAAACATGTTTTTTCCGTCAAACATCTCCTCGTTCAAATAGCCGTTTTTATCGCTTATTTCGCTTTTGTTTTTCGGAAAATCGATATACTCGTTCTTCCCGCCATGGCGGCCGCGTTGTTGTTGTCGTTCTGGTTCGGCATTATCGAGACATACGTGTATGCGTCGTTTTACCGCGTGCAAATGGGAATCAGAAAACCGGGATTTTTTTCAAAAATAATCGCCGGCAATAAAACGGCGTTATTGAAGGTGACCGGAAACGACTATGTCCTGTATTTTTTCAGTTTTTTTACCGGTTTTTCCACGAGTCTGATAAGCTTCTATTTTTTCATCCGG
This genomic window from Spirochaetales bacterium contains:
- a CDS encoding HD domain-containing protein, with product MFERKLDKKEVELIHTIKDFIEQKHSGSEGHDYSHVLEVTRYSIQIAERITDRVEPFTLIAGALFHDIGRVDAATGRLHGLVGGGIAEEFLKTTWVDGETIKKICSIVVRHTPTSMLPPITIEEKIVFDADALDRLGLMGMLRGIMGKAGSIKEILEDRLEKRKQDFSKLHFNESRELGRALYKETLMLIKLISSSLKRRIMNIEDINLPV
- a CDS encoding cyclic nucleotide-binding domain-containing protein encodes the protein MELFGILKNNSIFGGLTDDEIKSIVAICTEQKFESGSVIFEENSEGSGMYILVKGQVDIQMSMGADDELATVHVIHEGEIFGELTLVDRATRSATAKAAGPALAFVLDADRFDGLCGENNRIGLIVMRNIARIVTARLRETNIKYTESLIWERLGSDPA
- a CDS encoding alpha/beta hydrolase, which encodes MKWLPAIIGLFIFLYGILSLFVYFYQEKLIFYPEKLPRDYAFRFSHAFVEHFFVTDTGTVINALHFHLELPKGVVLYFHGNMGSLRTWGDASPPFLDLGYDVLVFDYRGYGKSTGNISEEGLYHDALFLYDRLAEQYGEGRIVVYGRSIGSGIAVNLSSHRHPAKLVLEAPLYSMKDLVRRHFPWLPVFLLRYRFRSDLAIGETACPVAIFHGTDDEVIPYESALKLVKHAKPGDLFFPIEGGRHNDLSRFPGYRNTLAWILGGEGDPPPDGSERPRNAD
- a CDS encoding bifunctional ornithine acetyltransferase/N-acetylglutamate synthase, yielding MKPAATEIYHSKTDYEEALKRRAVMPEGFSASTVPIRFFPAEKPVGNPLPMNMSLILADEKTPSFGAVFTRNRFPGAPVVIGRKRCGKPFCRGILINNKVSNVCAPKGIENAETLCDAAGGILGIEGSLLIPSSTGIIGWRLPLKEMKEGLPGLAGSLSRDSLFPVARAIMTTDAFPKARSETLGEGRITAVAKGAGMIEPNMATLLVFILTDVEVEREALRRMLSEVVSETFNMISVDGDQSTSDSVIIMSSNKKPSPGNDDFSKALLSVCGSLAEDVVRNGEGTSHVIRVTVRGIGDKAEAAGIGKAVVNSPLVKTAVFGNDPNVGRIVGAVGDHLGNLGMDGYTANLTVSMGGIVIFAAGEFQIDREKEKALSGYLKEAMIDTAAGYPPHNGTVDIELGFGKDGPVTVVTGCDLSYGYVRENADYRS
- a CDS encoding DUF433 domain-containing protein produces the protein MEYRNNVVVDHGIMLGEPAIIGTGITVEIILKILSEGMSIDELLLVYPDLTKNDVLAALSYSADVISREEMIGV